The region TGGTTGGCCACATCggccggtggtgtcggtgccgCCTGTTTGTTGTGCTTGCGCCTGATCGGTAGCTTAGGGCTGCTCTCCTCGTGCGGTGGACTGGAATGATCCGACAGTGAGCTATTGGACTGGCTGCGGTACTTTAGCTGATCGGTGcttccaccactaccaccaccactgccgccaccgttaccagcgccactgttgctgttgctgttgttgttgttgttgtgattgatTAGAATAAGACTAGTATCGTGACTACTGCTGCGGGAATGTGATGCTGGACCTCCTCCACCTCTGCCTAATCCACCTCCTCCGTTACCATTGCCTCCACCACCTttaccaccgtcaccacgacCGAACCGCAGCTCATCCTGACTACTGCCACCCGTCATCGTTGAGCTACCGAACGCTGCCGCTGTTACCGTCGGAGTAACAAACATCGATCGTGACATCATGTCACTaacaggaccaccaccaccaccaccagcggcaccggcaccggcacgttGTTCCGGTACGCTTCGAACGTGCTGCTCCTTGTCGAACGGAAAGCCACCGTTGTCGGGGAACAGCGCGTCACGTGTCATGCTGACGTAGAAGTTGACCTcgccatcgaagaagaacgACCAATCGGCCACGAGCGCCTCGACGATCGTGTTCACCGTCGCCGTACTGTTCACCTGGTCCATGtagttctcgttctcgttcggtgACCAGAGCAGGTTCGGTGACATGACGATCGCGATGTTCTGGGGCGACATCTTGTTCTCCTGGTTTTTCTCCGCTAGGTAGGCCAGGAAGCGCGTCAGATACCGCAGATTGTCGTAGTTTTCGCGTGGCAACTGGTTGACAATGTCGAGGATAGCGGCTTTACGCTGCGCatcgttcggtttttgtgcCGCGGCCACAAACTGTGGATAGAACTCAAACGTTAGCAGCGGATCCGGCAAACTGCGCAGGTATTTCTTCAGTACGCCCGCCACCACGTGCGGATCACTGTACTTGTctgccagtggtggtgacACATAGTTCGCATTGATAGCCGAGATCATGCGCCGCAGCTTGGAGGATGCTAAAACAGAAACAAGAATCATATGTTAGTGAATCAGATCCATCGATTGGTGAGTTTACTGGCTTATCAACCGGCTTTTAAGACAAAAATCCTTCAACTTCAACCAGTGGCTTATCGGTTTGAGCAAACATTTACGTCTTCCCCCGAAGAAACCTCTTGACCCTAATCGCACAAGCAATTCGTGTCAGCAAAACTCCAATAAACATCCCATTAAACCGTAATCGGAACCCATTGCTTCCCTCCATCTTCTTTCAGTGTCACGTTTGAACGACAGCAGTACACACATTGGAGTGTGTGTCcctgagcgagcgaacgcggtTTGAATCTATCTCTCATAAATCTACATTTGTTATGGAATATTGCGCTACAGCAGGCTCCACCGATGAGTCAATAATAACAAActaagcaaaacaaaaaaaggaacaaataaataaatagccAGCAGACGCGACGGGAATGTGTGTTAAGCGCACAACGACGCTGGCCGCGCGTAGTCGCCGTCGATACTCACCACAACCGACCCGCAGTAGCCCCTCCTCGTACAGGCCCTTCTCCAGCAGGCAGCAGACGCAAAGCTCGATCACGTAAGCGATTTTACGATCCGTCGCCTTCAAATGATCGCGCAGTGCCGTGTTGAAAATTTGCTTATTATTCCGTCCTGCACGATacacgtgatgatgatgatgatgatgatgattgtccGGGAGAGCGCgggaaagatagagagaacgTATCATCGTATCATCATATTGAACGGGATGATTTTGCACGATCAATTAAAGCGAGCTCCACGCCCGCGAGAACTTACGGAACAGTCCATCCATGCTGCGCATCGTACTTTGTATTTCCCGCAGCACCGTCGTGTAGTACAGCTCCTGGTGTTTCACGTAATCCTTCACGTAGAGGGCAATGTTTTCCTCCTCCGCCAGCAGCTCGTACATGTACGACTCGTACAGATCGCGCTCCTTCTCCAGCTTCGTGTGCAGCTCCTCCTGATCATCCTTCAGTTGGGTGATCTTCGCCTGGTTACCGACCTGATCGCTGTTGCGCTGGGCTGACTGCGAAAGAGAGACGAGatgcgaacgaaacgaacatcTTCCGATTAATTTCTGCACAAAACACCCGTCCAACTGCCCCGCCGTTCGCGAAGAACCAGTGGGTTCAAAGAACTGCGGATCGTCATTTCCAGTTTCTTATGCGCCGATTGACCGAAGGAGGGTTCTCTAGTTTGCacggacagaaaaaaaaagtagaaggGCGAGAAGCGAATAAAGCGCAACGCGAAAGCGCGATGAATCATAACTGTACCGTTCGCTAGACACGGCCTTCCACCACCGCATCATCGCGTCCACCGCTTTCAATCGTGCACATTATTCACGTTCCACGCGCTCACTACTGCATCTCTCCGTTCCTTCTTGCGCCAGTAAGTACCAAACCAGTACCAAGCCACAGAGCGTGGAGAGTGGAACGAACGATCCGCCCCGGGGGCCGATTCTCTTTCTCGCCGGTCGATGAGATGAGCCCACTTACATCATACTTTTGCCGCGATGCTTCGTACTCCTGGTGGCATTTGGTGACGacgcgcttctgcttctggatCGTGGCCAAGTGCCGCTCGATGATGTCGTTAAGGTTTTTGCTGACAGAGTTCTCCACGTTTACCTCGTTGTTCACGATCTCCGTCGCTATTCGCTTCTCGACGCGTGCTgtaaagaaaaccaaaccccGGACCCgaagagggaagagagaaCATTAATGAACAATGGCACCCACTCCCTCAAGAGATGTTCTGCGGTTGGCACTTACCGCACGTATCCAGTACGTCCTTCAGCAGCCCGATTGGTAGATCCTTGACCGATTCCTCCATCAGCTGACCGAGCTGGAACTCGGGGACCTTCTTGCAGCGCTTCTCCCGTGTCACCGCATCCTGCGGCTGACCGGCGCACACGTTCGCCGCTATCCGTTTGTTCAGGTTCTGCAGAATGTCCTTGTACCGGTCGACCTCACGTTCGATCTCCTGTAAACCGTCCGCATTTTTCTCGGCCTTGCTGGACCTTGTGAGCAGACGAGGACAAGAAAGATAGAGAACCAGTCAGTCGATAATGAACGAGTATGTAgtacgggcgcgcgcgcgtacgcgTTACGAGCATTTATTTTAACATTAACCACCCATTGGCGGCTTGAGTGCAACGATCTCGCTGAAAGAATGTATCGTGCATCCTTCAATTATCGtgacttccttcttctccaccattGCCACCTCCAT is a window of Anopheles aquasalis chromosome 2, idAnoAquaMG_Q_19, whole genome shotgun sequence DNA encoding:
- the LOC126581130 gene encoding uncharacterized protein LOC126581130; translated protein: MNRNMKRQLEKFKEEIKSNLSRSSKAEKNADGLQEIEREVDRYKDILQNLNKRIAANVCAGQPQDAVTREKRCKKVPEFQLGQLMEESVKDLPIGLLKDVLDTCARVEKRIATEIVNNEVNVENSVSKNLNDIIERHLATIQKQKRVVTKCHQEYEASRQKYDSAQRNSDQVGNQAKITQLKDDQEELHTKLEKERDLYESYMYELLAEEENIALYVKDYVKHQELYYTTVLREIQSTMRSMDGLFRRNNKQIFNTALRDHLKATDRKIAYVIELCVCCLLEKGLYEEGLLRVGCASSKLRRMISAINANYVSPPLADKYSDPHVVAGVLKKYLRSLPDPLLTFEFYPQFVAAAQKPNDAQRKAAILDIVNQLPRENYDNLRYLTRFLAYLAEKNQENKMSPQNIAIVMSPNLLWSPNENENYMDQVNSTATVNTIVEALVADWSFFFDGEVNFYVSMTRDALFPDNGGFPFDKEQHVRSVPEQRAGAGAAGGGGGGPVSDMMSRSMFVTPTVTAAAFGSSTMTGGSSQDELRFGRGDGGKGGGGNGNGGGGLGRGGGGPASHSRSSSHDTSLILINHNNNNNSNSNSGAGNGGGSGGGSGGSTDQLKYRSQSNSSLSDHSSPPHEESSPKLPIRRKHNKQAAPTPPADVANHQGKVRGEINNKLHVSNNYFKQLSSGASATVGGAHEDEGFASLQNHAYRQAQAEYDRKQLPLVRAESHDNLLKLKPASGEKLGPPPRPAAVSVDSQVLSKLKATYTATNAQQPKQPNAPNCDTISSSSSNKENSNRGSGGNGGGPAFPLPAKPVALPRTTIVGMSSSTVSPKGTSNATSGGGEGNGDSVTAQQATVVIREKPVIPERPATLLRPMSFKGSIPEISKVSEGTNTIISGLTASGGGGGTSLKKAQSFRGESTSSGRLGGASTGGDSKPVATAAATGTSSSGESAGTLERTQIYNIDKQQVAFIDVVSEEDDPDRVIGKPTTARGGSTRKERPEPLSTVVVQDTITVPQGTPPLAMMESTGSLGSDLQSPVNPTATTGSSNTTSTTSLQHVPQSPRGMDPKIKRPQVPAPPPPVGRPKSSDSTDL